The DNA sequence GTAAAACCTCCACCGATCCCTTATCCTTTGCCGTCTGCTTTAGCTGACGGACATGATTTGAATAGAAATACAAATAACAATTTGCTGCGCCAAGTCCCCTCTCTTTTGGAGAGGGGTGGGGTGAGGCTAAAAAATAAATAATGGAAGCAAAAACTTTATTCGACAAAATTTGGGACTCGCATGTAGTGAAAGAGGTTGAAGGCGGCCCAAGTGTTTTATACATCGACCAGCATCTGATTCACGAAGTGACCAGCCCGGTTGCATTCCTTGGTCTGGAGAAACGTGGATTGAAAGTGCTTCGTCCGGAGAAAACCGTTGCGACTCCCGACCACAACGTGCCAACGATTAATCAGCACCTGAGCATTAAAGACGAATTGTCGCGCAATCAGGTTGAAATGCTGAAGAAAAATTGTGCCACTCATGGCATTGTTTATCATGGACTTGGAAGTGAAGGGCACGGCGTGGTTCACATCATTGGTCCTGAAATGGGACTTACCCAACCGGGAATGACCATTGTTTGCGGCGACAGTCACACATCAACTCACGGCGCTTTTGGGACGATTGCTTTCGGAATTGGTACCAGCGAAGTGGAAATGGTGTTTGCCAGTCAGTGCATCATGCAACCGAAGCCGAAGAAAATGTTGATCTCGGTAAACGGCAAGCTGAACAAAGGCGTAACAGCAAAAGACATTGCTTTATATGTAATCTCACAGATTTCAACTTCAGGTGGAACAGGCCACTTTGTTGAATTTGCTGGTTCGGCTATCGAAAGTTTATCGATGGAAGGTCGTATGACACTTTGTAACATGAGCATCGAATGTGGTGCGCGTGGTGGTATGATTGCTCCTGACCAAACGACTTTCGACTATGTAAAAAGTCGCCAGTTTGCTCCAAAAGGCGAAGCCTGGGATAAAGCGCTGGCTTACTGGAAAACATTGAAATCGGATGCCGATGCAGTATTCGATTCGGTTTACGAATTTGACGCAGCCAACATTGAACCGATGATCACCTTCGGAACCAATCCGGGAATGGGAATCGGTATTTCGAAGAATGTTCCAACCAGCGATGGGTTAGTTGGGAATGATAAGCTGACTTACGAAAAGTCGTTGAAATATATGGGTTACAACCAAGGTGACAAAATGGTCGGCAAGCAAATCGACTATGTTTTTGTAGGGAGTTGTACCAATGGACGAATTGAAGATTTCAGGGCGTTTGCGAATGCTGTTAAGGGCAAGAAAAAGGCGGATAACGTAACTGCTTGGATTGTACCCGGATCGCATGCTGTCGAAAAGCAAATCATTGCAGAAGGATTGGTCGAAATTCTGGAAGCTGCCGGATTCGAACTTCGTCAGCCCGGCTGCTCTGCATGTTTAGCAATGAACGACGATAAAATTCCGGAAGGAAAATATTCAGTTTCTACCTCGAACCGCAACTTCGAAGGCCGCCAGGGACCAGGCGCACGCACATTGCTTGCCAGTCCGCTAACCGCTGCCGCTGCTGCCGTAACTGGGAAGATTACAGATCCAAGAGAATTCCTCTAGGAATCTTGAATAGAAGAGCTTGCATCAAGATTTTCTTGACTTTTGAAAATTCTAATATTCAAGAGTCTAACATTCAAGATTGTTTAAGTAACCTTCTAATATTCGAAAGATGTCTGATTTGTCATCGTTTAAAGATCAATTAAAAAAGCGAACGAAGAAGTTTGCTCACGATTGTGTTAAGTTCTCGTTGAACCTTCCCAATGATCAACTTGGGCGGCACATAAGTGGTCAGTTAATACGATGTTCAACTTCAGTTGCTGCAAATTACAGAGCCTCATGCATTGCTCAAACAGTGCCCACGCTCATCAGTAAAATGAGTATTGCAATTGAGGAAGCAGACGAAAGTGAATTCTGGATCGAATTTGCGTTGGATGAAGGATTAAATTCAGATTCTAATGGTTTGGTTCTAATAACGGAAGCGCATGAAATTGCTTCGATTTTAATAAAGTAAAGAATGACATTACAAAACAACTCACACAAGTAGCTTTGTTTTCGGTCATTCTAGATTTAAGATTCTAATATTCTAATATTTAAATAATGGCTTACGATAAATTTACAACATTGACATCGCCGGCAGTTCCGCTGCCCATCGAAAATATTGATACTGATCAGATTATTCCGGCTCGTTTCCTGAAAGCCGTTGAACGCAAAGGTTTTGGCGATAACCTGTTTCGCGACTGGCGGTACGATAAAAGCAACCAGCCGATTGCTGATTTTCCGCTGAATCAGGCAAAGTACTCAGGTAAAATCCTGGTAGCAGGTAAAAATTTTGGAAGTGGTTCGAGCCGCGAACATGCTGCCTGGGCGATTTACGATTATGGATTCCGCGTGGTGGTTTCCAGCTTTTTTGCAGATATTTTTCAGGGAAATGCCTTGAACAATGGCATCCTTCCGGTGGTTGTATCACCTGAGTTTTTGGAGAAGATATTTTCGGCCATTTCAGCCGATCAGAATGCTCAGTTCGAGGTTGATCTTCAGAATCAGAAATTTACGATTTGTGCAAGTGGCGAATCGGCTGGTTTTACGATTAATCCCTATAAAAAACATTGTTTGACTAATGGTCTCGATGATATCGATTACCTGGTCAGCATGAAAGAAGAAATTGCAGCGTTTGAAGCGAAATAAACACACAGAACACAAAGTTTCGCACACAGAACACCAAGTTGACTTTTTCATAGTGGTTTCTTTGTGTCCTTCGTGGTTAAATTAATTGTTATGACAGGAAAAGTAGTTGAGGTTAAAAATCAGGTGATTAGTATTATGGATACGACATTGCGGGATGGAGAACAAACCTCCGGCGTGTCGTTTACGGACATGGAAAAACTGAGTGTCGCCCGTATTTTGCTGGAAGATGTGAAAGTTGACCGGATAGAAGTTGCCTCTGCACGCGTTTCTGATGGTGAATTTCTTGCGGCCAAACGGATAATGGAATGGGCAAAAGAGAGAGGCCATTTGCCGAAAATTGAAATACTTGGCTTTGTTGATGGCAAAATTTCGCTCGACTGGATTAATTCTGCTGGTGGGAAAGTCCTGAATTTACTTTGCAAAGGTTCATACAAGCATGTCACTCAACAACTCCGGAAAACTCCCGAGCAACACGTTGAAGACATTAAAAAGTCTGTTCAGTATGCCGGTGAACTCGGAATCAGGGTGAATGTTTACCTCGAAGATTGGTCGAATGGGATGCGCAGTTCGAAAGATTATGTGCATTTCATGGTTGGCGAATTACTCAAACTCAACATCAACCGTATCATGCTGCCCGACACTCTTGGCATTCTTGATCCGGACGAAACCTATGAGTTTTGCCGCGAAATGATTGAATCTTTTCCTGATGGACATTTCGATTTTCATGCACACAACGATTACGATTTGGCCTGCGCCAATGTGTTTCACGCCATCAAGGCCGGAATTCGCACGGTTCACACTACTGTAAATGGACTCGGCGAGCGTGCAGGGAATGCTCCACTTTCGAGTGTGATTGCTACCGTAAAAGATCACCTGAAAATGGAAACAAAGGTGAACGAATCGATGCTTAATAAAATTTCCAGACTGGTCGAATCGTTCTCCGGAATCCGCATTCCAACAAATAAACCGTTGATTGGCGAATTCGTTTTCACGCAATGTAGCGGAATTCATGCAGATGGGGATAGTAAAAATAACCTATATTTTAACGACTTGCTTCCTGAACGTTTTGGACGTACCCGCGTTTATGCGCTTGGAAAAACTTCAGGGAAAGCCAATATCAAGAATAATCTGGAGGAATTGGGCATTGAACTCGACCCGGCAGCGTTGAAACTGGTGACAGATCGTATCATTGAACTGGGTGATCGCAAGGAAACAGTAACGATCGAAGATCTTCCATACATTGTTGCCGATGTACTTAATTCAGAAGATGAAGAAGCCGCGATTAAGTTGGTAAACTACGCATTGGCTCATGGAATGAACCTCAGGCCGTCAGCAACAGTGTGCATACAGATTAGAGGTGAAAAGTACGAAGCAAATTCTGCTGGTGATGGTATTTATGATGCCTTCATGAATGCTGTTCAGATGATATACAGTGAGTTAAATAAACCGCTTCCAAAGTTACTCGATTATTCAGTAACCATTCCTCCTGGAGGTCAAACCGACGCTTTAGTCGAAACCTTGATCACTTGGGAGCTGGACCGTGAATTCAAAACCCGTGGGCTTGATTCTGACCAGACAGCGGCAGCTATTAAGGCTACCATGCGTATGCTGAATTTGATTGAATCTAAGAATTAATGACTTATACCAAACAAAAATCATCTCCAGAAGCTATTCGGAATAACTTCGATCAACAGGTTGAGCGGTTTTCGAATCTGGAGACCGGACAAACAACCGCTGTCGATTCACCTTTGTGCATGGAGTTGGTAGCTCGGTCGGCTGCGTTACTTAATCCTGAAGCAACAAGAATCATGGATTTAGGCTGCGGCGGCGGAAATTACGCGGTAAAAGTATCGTCTTTCCTTCCTAATGTCGATTGTACTTTAGTTGATCTGAGTGCAAATATGCTTGTCAAGGCAAAGGAACGCGTTTCTGAAAATATCTCGGGCTCTGTTACAACCATTCAGGGCGATTACCGTGAAGTTGTGTTTGAAGAAAATTCGTATGATGTGATTACTGCCGGAACTACACTTCATCATCTTCGCGAAGATCAGGAATGGGAATCGGTTTTTTTGAAAATCTACCGCGCGCTAAAAGTGGGTGGAACATTCTGGATCAACGACATTGTGTTAAGCGAAACCGATGAAATCAACCAAATGATGTTGGAGGGTTGGATTGGTGAAATGAGAAAGCACCACGATGAGGATGAGGTTAAAATGTATCTGGGCCGTTACGAATCGGAAGATACCCCGCGTACCTTTAGTTATCAACTCGATCTGATGAAACAAGTTGGATTTTCGGAAACAATAGTATTGCATAAACATTTTAATTTTGCAGCCTTCGGGGCAATCAAATAACCCGATGTTTTAGTCATCCTGAACTTGTTTCAGGATCTGACTGAATTTCAATAGACCCCGAAATAAATTTGGGGTGACGAACGAAAAAATTAAAGACCAAAAATATGAAGTTAAAATTAGCCATTCTTCCCGGCGACGGGATCGGACCTGAAATTATTGATCAGGCCATGAAAGTAGTGAAAGTGGTTGCAGCCAAATTCAACCACGAGCTCGAATATGAATTTGCACTAACCGGTGCCTGTGCCATCGACGAATTGGGTGCACCTTATCCCGATTCAACCCACGAATTGTGTATGAACGCAGATGCCGTTTTGTTCGGCGCCATTGGCGACCCAAAATACGACAACAACCCGAAAGCGCCTGTTCGTCCGGAACAAGGTTTGCTGCTGATGCGCAAAAAGCTGGGATTGTATGCCAACATCCGTCCGGTAGTTACTTTTCCATCGTTGTTGCACAAATCACCACTTCGTCGCGAGTTGATTGAGGGTGCCGATTTCGTGGCTATTCGCGAATTAACCGGCGGTATTTATTTTGGCGAAAAAGGCCGGAAAGACAATGGCAACACGGCTTTCGATGTGTGCGAATACACTCGTATGGAAGTGGAACGTATTCTGAAACTGGGTTACGAATACGCCATGAAACGAAACAAAAAACTGACAGTTGTTGACAAGGCTAACGTGCTGGAAAGCTCACGTTTGTGGAGAGAAGTTGCTCAGGAAATGGCTCCGACTTATCCTGAAGTGACCACCGAATATATGTTCGTTGACAATGCTGCCATGCAAATTATACAGTGGCCTAAAAACTTCGATGTAATGGTTACCGAAAACATGTTCGGAGATATTTTGACCGATGAAGCTTCGGTAATTACCGGTTCACTCGGTTTGTCGCCATCGGCTTCCATTGGAATTCACACTTCAGTATTTGAGCCAATCCACGGATCGTATCCACAGGCTGCCGGAAAGAATATTGCGAACCCTGTTGCCACCATTTTGTCGGCGGCCATGATGTTTGAATATGCATTCAACCTGATGGAAGAAGGCGCTATTATCCGCAAAGCGGTTGATGCTTCGCTCGATGCTAAAGTTGTGACTGTAGATATTTCAACAGAAAAACCATATTCTACTTCGGAAGTGGGTGACTGGATCGCCGAATGGGTTGCTAAAAACTAAGATTTTCAAATTATAGTGAAAGGCTCTTTGCGCAGGCAGGGAGCCTTTTTTGTATTCCAGTGTTGTGTCATCCTGAACTTGTTTCAGGATCTGCCCGGATTAAGCAACAGACCCCGAAATAAATTCGGGGTGACTGGAATTATACGTTCTTCTATTTTGTTGAAACGTCAAGTTAAAGCATTTGCTTGGCTTGATCAACCGTTACTTCCAGAACTCTGGTCAGGAATGAAAATTTTTCTTTCATAAAGTCGTATTCTTCACCGGAGGAAATGTATCTGGCAGCACCATTTACCAGAAATCCTGTTCCCGGATAATCTTTATATCCTAATACTTCTCTGGTTCCTAATGTAAGTTTTACCTGATTGTTTACATCCACATTTTTCTCTGTTTTCCGGAATCCGTAGGCTGGAATCAGAATTCGTTCATCTTCAGTGATAACCAGAAAGGAATTCCAAGTATTTACCACATGAGTTTCTACTCCCCATGAAACGATGGAAACAACGCCCTCATGTTTCAGTACTTCATGAAATTTTTCGGATAATTTTTTGTCTTCGCTCATATTCTTAATTTTTATGTGTTTTCAGATTATTTGTGACTACAAAATTATCTGTTTCAGCGTTCAAAAAAATTAAACTGGTTTAAGAAACGAGGTCTATAAGTTCTTCTTTCTAAGTTCGCTCACATATTGTGGGGTGAGTCCCAGGTAGGAAGCAATCATATATTGCGGGACACGCTGAACAAATTCCGGAAAAGAGTTGGAAAAGAGTTGGTAGAATTCCTCTTTTGACATTTCGTACATGTATTTTTGACGGAGTTGCGAGGCAGCTAAAGCCCGCTGCATAACCATCCGGAAATAGCGTTCCATTTGGGGAATTTCCCGTAGCATCGTTTCAAAAGATGAAGAACTAATTGCCAGAATCTCTGATTTTTCGACGGTTTGAATGAAGTAAGGTGATGGTTTGTGATCGATAAAGCTGAAATGATCTGCCATCCACCAATGTTCTAAAGCAAATTGAGTAATCTGTTCGTTCAATTTGTTGTCGATAAAATACATTCGTAAACAACCTTTCTCTACGAAATAAATGGATTGACAAACCTGATTTTCTTTTAGTAAAAATTCCTTTCGCTTTAACTTAAGCGGAGTAATGTATTTTATTAAAAACGCAATTGACTCGTCATCAATTTCAACGTATTTGCGGATATGATTGATGAAATTCGGATACAT is a window from the Aquipluma nitroreducens genome containing:
- a CDS encoding alpha-isopropylmalate synthase regulatory domain-containing protein, with protein sequence MTGKVVEVKNQVISIMDTTLRDGEQTSGVSFTDMEKLSVARILLEDVKVDRIEVASARVSDGEFLAAKRIMEWAKERGHLPKIEILGFVDGKISLDWINSAGGKVLNLLCKGSYKHVTQQLRKTPEQHVEDIKKSVQYAGELGIRVNVYLEDWSNGMRSSKDYVHFMVGELLKLNINRIMLPDTLGILDPDETYEFCREMIESFPDGHFDFHAHNDYDLACANVFHAIKAGIRTVHTTVNGLGERAGNAPLSSVIATVKDHLKMETKVNESMLNKISRLVESFSGIRIPTNKPLIGEFVFTQCSGIHADGDSKNNLYFNDLLPERFGRTRVYALGKTSGKANIKNNLEELGIELDPAALKLVTDRIIELGDRKETVTIEDLPYIVADVLNSEDEEAAIKLVNYALAHGMNLRPSATVCIQIRGEKYEANSAGDGIYDAFMNAVQMIYSELNKPLPKLLDYSVTIPPGGQTDALVETLITWELDREFKTRGLDSDQTAAAIKATMRMLNLIESKN
- a CDS encoding class I SAM-dependent methyltransferase, with the protein product MTYTKQKSSPEAIRNNFDQQVERFSNLETGQTTAVDSPLCMELVARSAALLNPEATRIMDLGCGGGNYAVKVSSFLPNVDCTLVDLSANMLVKAKERVSENISGSVTTIQGDYREVVFEENSYDVITAGTTLHHLREDQEWESVFLKIYRALKVGGTFWINDIVLSETDEINQMMLEGWIGEMRKHHDEDEVKMYLGRYESEDTPRTFSYQLDLMKQVGFSETIVLHKHFNFAAFGAIK
- the leuB gene encoding 3-isopropylmalate dehydrogenase translates to MKLKLAILPGDGIGPEIIDQAMKVVKVVAAKFNHELEYEFALTGACAIDELGAPYPDSTHELCMNADAVLFGAIGDPKYDNNPKAPVRPEQGLLLMRKKLGLYANIRPVVTFPSLLHKSPLRRELIEGADFVAIRELTGGIYFGEKGRKDNGNTAFDVCEYTRMEVERILKLGYEYAMKRNKKLTVVDKANVLESSRLWREVAQEMAPTYPEVTTEYMFVDNAAMQIIQWPKNFDVMVTENMFGDILTDEASVITGSLGLSPSASIGIHTSVFEPIHGSYPQAAGKNIANPVATILSAAMMFEYAFNLMEEGAIIRKAVDASLDAKVVTVDISTEKPYSTSEVGDWIAEWVAKN
- the leuC gene encoding 3-isopropylmalate dehydratase large subunit, whose amino-acid sequence is MEAKTLFDKIWDSHVVKEVEGGPSVLYIDQHLIHEVTSPVAFLGLEKRGLKVLRPEKTVATPDHNVPTINQHLSIKDELSRNQVEMLKKNCATHGIVYHGLGSEGHGVVHIIGPEMGLTQPGMTIVCGDSHTSTHGAFGTIAFGIGTSEVEMVFASQCIMQPKPKKMLISVNGKLNKGVTAKDIALYVISQISTSGGTGHFVEFAGSAIESLSMEGRMTLCNMSIECGARGGMIAPDQTTFDYVKSRQFAPKGEAWDKALAYWKTLKSDADAVFDSVYEFDAANIEPMITFGTNPGMGIGISKNVPTSDGLVGNDKLTYEKSLKYMGYNQGDKMVGKQIDYVFVGSCTNGRIEDFRAFANAVKGKKKADNVTAWIVPGSHAVEKQIIAEGLVEILEAAGFELRQPGCSACLAMNDDKIPEGKYSVSTSNRNFEGRQGPGARTLLASPLTAAAAAVTGKITDPREFL
- a CDS encoding pyridoxamine 5'-phosphate oxidase family protein — translated: MSEDKKLSEKFHEVLKHEGVVSIVSWGVETHVVNTWNSFLVITEDERILIPAYGFRKTEKNVDVNNQVKLTLGTREVLGYKDYPGTGFLVNGAARYISSGEEYDFMKEKFSFLTRVLEVTVDQAKQML
- the leuD gene encoding 3-isopropylmalate dehydratase small subunit, with the protein product MAYDKFTTLTSPAVPLPIENIDTDQIIPARFLKAVERKGFGDNLFRDWRYDKSNQPIADFPLNQAKYSGKILVAGKNFGSGSSREHAAWAIYDYGFRVVVSSFFADIFQGNALNNGILPVVVSPEFLEKIFSAISADQNAQFEVDLQNQKFTICASGESAGFTINPYKKHCLTNGLDDIDYLVSMKEEIAAFEAK
- a CDS encoding four helix bundle protein; this translates as MSDLSSFKDQLKKRTKKFAHDCVKFSLNLPNDQLGRHISGQLIRCSTSVAANYRASCIAQTVPTLISKMSIAIEEADESEFWIEFALDEGLNSDSNGLVLITEAHEIASILIK
- a CDS encoding Crp/Fnr family transcriptional regulator, translating into MYPNFINHIRKYVEIDDESIAFLIKYITPLKLKRKEFLLKENQVCQSIYFVEKGCLRMYFIDNKLNEQITQFALEHWWMADHFSFIDHKPSPYFIQTVEKSEILAISSSSFETMLREIPQMERYFRMVMQRALAASQLRQKYMYEMSKEEFYQLFSNSFPEFVQRVPQYMIASYLGLTPQYVSELRKKNL